A stretch of Lactuca sativa cultivar Salinas chromosome 6, Lsat_Salinas_v11, whole genome shotgun sequence DNA encodes these proteins:
- the LOC111889781 gene encoding uncharacterized protein LOC111889781 yields MNLSSSVCRHHSPPSSPENLISNFKAFALPSYPINPILTKKNIGYDNLRKSRPSVHSNSIIVSSYGGDRKAYDATSESSPAKKLRQLLDSPGIHQGPACFNALSAKLVERAGFQFCFTTGFGISAARLGLPDTGLISYGEMVEQGQQITEAVSIPVIGDGDNGYGNAMNMKRTVKGYIKAGFAGIILEDQVSPKACGHTQGRKVVSREEAVMKIKAAVDARKESGCDIVIVARTDSRQALSLEEALWRSRAFADAGADVLFIDALASKEEMKAFCEISPGVPKMANMLEGGGKTPILTPLELEEIGYKLIAYPLSLLGVSIRAMDDALVAIKGGRVPSPASMPSFEEVKEILGFNTYYEEEKLYATKNTQPVWQTGGGNPYGIRRWGQDDKEQTGEGEEASKPVVELMNPDMYKYGGGGSNDPFSGIWSRSLRVKITGRDGFEKLDIRIPAGFLDGITNIVPALGGVNIKALLDDVSFEVGGKLLLDFKDSMGDRIQVFLE; encoded by the exons ATGAATCTCTCCTCCTCCGTATGTCGCCACCACTCTCCTCCCTCATCGCCGGAGAACTTAATTTCTAATTTTAAAGCTTTTGCACTTCCGAGCTACCCGATTAATCCGATTCTTACCAAGAAAAACATTGGATATGATAATCTTCGGAAATCACGGCCTTCAGTCCACTCCAATTCCATCATCGTTAGTTCTTATGGAGGAGACAGAAAAGCCTACGACGCCACTTCAGAGTCGTCTCCGGCGAAGAAGCTACGACAACTACTTGATTCTCCCGGAATTCATCAAGGCCCTGCTTGTTTTAATGCTCTCAGCGCCAAGCTTGTAGAGAGAGCTGGCTTTCAGTTCTGCTTCACGACTG GTTTTGGAATATCGGCTGCTCGATTAGGCTTGCCAGATACCGGACTAATATCTTACGGAGAAATGGTGGAGCAAGGGCAACAAATTACAGAAGCTGTATCCATTCCAGTGATCGGCGATGGTGATAACGGATATGGAAACGCCATGAACATGAAGAGAACTGTGAAGGGATACATCAAAGCAGGATTTGCAGGAATAATTCTCGAAGATCAG GTATCCCCAAAAGCTTGTGGTCATACACAAGGAAGGAAAGTGGTATCTAGAGAAGAAGCTGTGATGAAGATAAAAGCAGCTGTTGATGCTCGGAAAGAGAGTGGTTGTGACATTGTTATTGTAGCAAGAACAGATTCACGTCAAGCATTGTCCTTAGAAGAAGCTCTTTGGAGATCAAGAGCTTTTGCTGATGCAGGAGctgatgtacttttcattgatgcACTTGCTTCAAAAGAAGAGATGAAAGCATTCTGTGAAATCTCTCCTGGAGTTCCTAAAATG GCTAATATGCTTGAAGGTGGAGGGAAAACACCAATACTGACTCCTTTAGAACTTGAGGAGATAGGATATAAACTTATAGCTTATCCTCTTTCTTTGTTGGGTGTATCCATTCGTGCCATGGATGATGCATTGGTGGCTATTAAGGGAGGGCGTGTTCCTTCTCCTGCAAGCATGCCATCATTTGAAGAAGTCAAAGAAATCTTGGGTTTCAACACCTATTATGAAGAAGAAAAACTTTATGCTACTAAGAACACTCAACCTGTGTGGCAAACAG GTGGCGGAAATCCGTATGGTATTAGAAGATGGGGTCAAGATGATAAAGAGCAGACAGGTGAAGGTGAAGAAGCATCGAAGCCTGTTGTTGAACTGATGAATCCAGATATGTATAAGTATGGTGGAGGAGGTTCAAATGATCCTTTCTCAGGGATCTGGTCTCGTTCTTTAAGAGTCAAAATCACTGGGCGAGAtggctttgagaaacttgatatCCGAATTCCT GCTGGTTTTCTGGATGGCATCACGAATATTGTCCCAG